Part of the Actinomycetota bacterium genome is shown below.
GAGTCTCCGTCCTTGCTGCATCCTCAAATTCGATGGTTCGAGGTGCTTTAATGGTTGAGGGACTAGGCTTTCCGATTTTGATGCGGCCGATTCCTTGAGGGAAAAAACTCACGGAGAGAATGGTGGTCAAAGCCACGAAGAAGAGTAATGCCAACACAACATATTTAAAAATGGGAATCTCTGAAAGATCTTTGATAGCCTTTTTAAATTTATTAACGCCTATCATGAATATCCCCCAAAACTGAAGGGGCTTTTTTGCTCTCCTCAAAATTTTTATAAGCCTCTACGATCCTTTGGACAATCTTATGGCGCACCACATCACGCGCGGTGAGATGAATAAAGCTGATACCCTCTATCTTCAAGAGAATTTTCTCCACAATTATGAGCCCCGATTGTTGACCGTGGGGAAGATCAATCTGTGTTACATCTCCAGTTACCACTATCTTCGAGCCAAAGCCCAACCTCGTCAGGAACATCTTTATCTGCTCGGGAGTGGTATTTTGAGCCTCGTCAAGGAGGATGAATGAATCGTTTAGAGTTCTCCCCCTCATGAACGCCAGGGGGGCAACTTCGATGGTGCGTTGATCCATGAGTCTTCGGATTTCTTCTGCGTCCATCATATCGTAGAGAGCATCGTATAAAGGTCTCAAGTATGGGTCGATCTTCTCATATAGGTCGCCAGGTAAAAATCCCAGTTTCTCTCCGGCCTCAACGGCTGGACGGGTGAGGATAATTCGCCCAATGGCTTTACTCTTTAGTGCCTGAACCGCCATGGCCATTGCCAGATAGGTCTTACCTGTACCGGCCGGTCCAATCACAAAGGTAATCGTGCTATTCCGCATGGAATCAACGTATTTTTTCTGTCCAATGGTCTTTGGTCCGATGGCTTTGCCTCGATGAACAAGAATGGTGTCTGAAAAGACCTCGGAAGGAGGAATCTCCTCCTCACTGCGAAGGAGCTCGACGG
Proteins encoded:
- a CDS encoding PhoH family protein, encoding MVDLLGHRDELLKIIEEQFRRSNILVRGNEITITGDREEIRIVANLFRELLNVLAQGQCLTPQSVSHAVELLRSEEEIPPSEVFSDTILVHRGKAIGPKTIGQKKYVDSMRNSTITFVIGPAGTGKTYLAMAMAVQALKSKAIGRIILTRPAVEAGEKLGFLPGDLYEKIDPYLRPLYDALYDMMDAEEIRRLMDQRTIEVAPLAFMRGRTLNDSFILLDEAQNTTPEQIKMFLTRLGFGSKIVVTGDVTQIDLPHGQQSGLIIVEKILLKIEGISFIHLTARDVVRHKIVQRIVEAYKNFEESKKAPSVLGDIHDRR